The segment ACCGCCTGCTCAGGCTCGGCCGGCGACGCCGAGCCACCGGCGGCGACGCCCGCCGGAAGTGTCGCCGCCACACCGCCGGCGGATGGTGCCACATCCCCTGAGCCGCTCCGGCCGGTGGTGCCCGAGGAGGAGGTCGAAGCCCAGATCGGCCCGGTGTACCGGGGATCGGGCAGCGGAGGGACGTACACGGCGGACTGCCCCGGCGACCTTCCCAACCAGATGGGCGCCGAAATGAACTGCCTCGCGACCCGCGCCGCGGACAACTCGACATTCAGCATTCACGTCTACGTGTCATCCGTTGACGGTGACCGGACCGACCTGGGCGTCTGGTACTCCGACGTGACGCGGGAGCCCTCCGCCCCTCTACCGGGAGGAGAAGGAACTTTCACTCCATAGCCGGATCTTTTCGTGCCCGTCGAGGTCATCGTGCGCGAACGAGTAGAGAGTGCCCTTCGCGGCGAGCCCCTGAGCGCGAATACTCAGGTTCGCCGCCTGACATGCTTTTCGTCGACAACGGTGCCGGTGCCCCATCGGTGGCAACCTGGGTCCAGGTTCAATGAGATGAGCCGGATGAAGGCCATCGGATGACGGTCGGATGAAGGTCGGAGGACGGCGTTGGATATGGCACGTCCGGTGAGCCGACCGGTACGGGCCCGGTTCCTGGTGGCGCTTCTCCTCCTGTCCGGGCTCGCCGCCTGCGGGTCCGAGGCGGCGGGCGCACCTCATCCGCCGACCGCGACGCTGCTCAACGCCGCCGGCAGCCAGTCGGTCACCTGCGGCGGTGTCTCGGGTGCCTCGGGTGCCTCGGGCGCGCCCGCTTCGGCCACAGCCGAAGCAGCCGAAGCAGCCGAAGCGGCCGATGCAGGCGGTCCGTGGGGCCAGGCTCCGCGGCAGCCGTTCTTCACCGACCCGGCGAGCCAGGCGGCCGGCGCGGCCGCGGCGGACCCGGCCGACGCCGATCTGATCGAGCCACTCGTACGGACACCGACCGCCTTCTGGGTCGGAGACTGGCTGCCCGACGTGACGGCGGCGGTGCGCCAGCGCAGCGAGGCCGCGGCCGCGGCCGGTGCCACCGCGGTCTTCGTGATCTACGCGATCCCGCACCGCGACGCGGGCGCGGGCTTCTCCGCCGGTGGCGCCCTGAACGCCGCCTCCTACCGGGTCTTCACCCGCCAGGTGGCCGTCGGCATCGGTCCGAACCATGCCGTCGTCATCCTGGAGTCGGACTCACTCGGCCAGATCGACAGCCTCTCCCCGGCCCTGCAGGAGGAGCGTTACCAGCTCCTGAACGACGCCGTCGACGTCTACGCCGGACTGGGCGGCACCAGCGTGTACCTGGACGGGACGAACTGCGGTTGGACCGCTCCGGCCGCCATCGCCGAACGACTCCGGCGGGCCGGCGTCGCCCGCGCCCGCGGGTTCGCGGTCAACGTCTCCAACTACTACCGCA is part of the Parafrankia irregularis genome and harbors:
- a CDS encoding glycoside hydrolase family 6 protein, with protein sequence MARPVSRPVRARFLVALLLLSGLAACGSEAAGAPHPPTATLLNAAGSQSVTCGGVSGASGASGAPASATAEAAEAAEAADAGGPWGQAPRQPFFTDPASQAAGAAAADPADADLIEPLVRTPTAFWVGDWLPDVTAAVRQRSEAAAAAGATAVFVIYAIPHRDAGAGFSAGGALNAASYRVFTRQVAVGIGPNHAVVILESDSLGQIDSLSPALQEERYQLLNDAVDVYAGLGGTSVYLDGTNCGWTAPAAIAERLRRAGVARARGFAVNVSNYYRTEDEVARGTVISGLTGNSHFVVDTSRNGRGPAAGIENAWCNPPGRGLGPAPTTDTGNPLADAFLWIKTPGASDGECGRGNPQAGAWWPEQAAELVRNAA